The Candidatus Bathyarchaeota archaeon DNA segment TTAACATTTTTCAAGTCAGAATTGCTGATTCATTATTACCACTTTCAATAATTTTCGGATGGCCTTCTGTTCTAGGTATTACAATGGGGACTATAGTGGCTAACTTCTTTGGAGGCTTAGGTATAATTGATGTAGTAGGAGGAGCAATAGCAAATTTTATCGCTACATTATTAGCCTGGAAAATTGGATTTAAAAAGACAGAGTGCAGTAAGGTCTTTGCAATTGTCACAGAGATTTTAGTAGTAACTTTGGTGGTTGGTAGTTATCTGAGCTTCTTATTCAATATACCCATATTAGTAGGACTATTTGGCATTATGATTGGAAGTATAATTTCAATAGGTTTCTTAGGATATTTGTTGCTAACATTGATATCCCGAAGATATATCGTCAATGCACTCAAATCCATTGGACTTTAGTTGAATCTGAAATAGGAAATTTAAAAAATAATGGTTGTAGGTTTCTAATCTAGTGTGTTTTTTGATGCGGATAGAACTCTCATATGGCAAGAAAAAAGTAGATTTTGAAATAGAAAAAGATCAGTTATTGAAGGTTTTAACGCCTTCAGAAATACCACCTTCAAAGAGTCCTGAGCTTGAGGTTGAAAGCTCATTAAAAAATCCTATTGAAGGACCCACCATTGAGGAATTATCTCCAAAGGATAAGACTATCGCTATCGCAGTAGATGATATGACACGAGTAACACCTACACACATCATACTTCCAACATTATTGAGGCTTCTAGAGAAATCTGGTGCTAAGAAAGAAGATATTAAGATCATTATAGCTCTAGGAACCCATCGGTCTATGGATCAAAAAGAGATAAAAGAAAAATATGGAGAAGAAATAGTTGAACGTTATGAAGTCATTAATCATGAATTTGAAGATCAATCTGAGCTTGAGTATCTCGGAAATATCGTTGAAGACGTTCCAGTATGGATAAATAAAGACTATTTAAAAGCAGATATAAGAATAGCAACAGGAAACCTTATTCCCCATTTTAATGCTGGATGGGGTGCTGGAGCTAAAATCCTACTTCCTGGATTGGCAGGGGAAGAGACTGTAGGAAGAATGCACATTCATTCTTCAATCACTAATCCAAATGCTCTAGGTATTGTAGAGAACCCCACACGGGAGATAATAGATGCTTTTGCTGAGAAAGTTGGCATACATCTGCTTATCAACACAGCGATCAATCGAAATAAAGAAATTGTAAAAGTCTTCTCTGGTCATTTTATGAAGGCGCATAGAGAGGGAGTTGAATTCGCAAAGAAGATATATGGAGTTAAGACACCTGAGAAAGCAGATGTTACAATATCAAGCAGTCATCCAGCCGATATTGAATTTTGGCAAGGTCAGAAAGGCATATTCTCGGCGGATCTCGCAACAAAAGATGATGGCGGTATTATATTATTAACGCCTTGTCCTGAAGGCATAGCCGTTATGCATCCCAAGATATTAGATTATTTGAAAAATAGCTATGAAGATTTGAAGAAAATTTCAAGGTCAAGAGATATTGAAGATCCAGTTGGACTTGCGATCTCAATATGTTTGGCTTACGTAAGGGAAAAACATCCGATCTATATAGTATCAGATTGCTTAACCAATGAAGAAGTTGGAAAAATGGGCTTTAAAAAATCTGAAAGTATTGAAGAGGCTATGGAAATCATAACTAAAAATCAGGGTTCAAACCTAAAATACAACATTCTAACTTATGGAGGAGAGACTTACCCCATAGTTGAATGATTCATTAATCTAATATTTAAAAAATAGATTAATCAATTCTAGATTAAGATCTTTTAAGATTCAATTTCGAGAAAAAACCAATGATAAGTAAAATATTGGCGTTTTAAGATTGAAAATTTTTAAGAATATAAAGTTAGAATATGATGTTGATGAGATAATAAATTTCTGTCATATGGAAAGAATGAAGGGAAAGATAGATAATATAGCAGACACAATATCTGAGGGGTACAAGCTTCTAGATCCTAAGGCAATGTATAAACCAATTAAGATATATGAGATTAAAGGGAGTCGTCTGATACTTGATGATGGAACCTTTTTTGAAAGTAATTTGTTAGTAGAGAAGTTAAAATGTGCAAATGAACTTGCAATTTATATTGTGACAATTGGACCTGCTCTAGAACAGAAAGTAGCAGAACTTGGATCAGTGGATTTGGTTAAATCCTTTATACTAGACTATGTTGGAACCTATGCTTTACGCCAGGTATTCAATTTTATAAGAAAGGATTATCGGCCAAATAATTTAAAAAAGATATCTAAATTCAGTCCTGGATCAACATCCAATTGGGATATGAGTCAACAAAGAGTGTTATTTGATATTCTTGGGCCGAAAAAAGTAGAGGAAGCAATAGGAGTCAGCCTAAATGAATATTGTGTAATGATCCCAAGAAAATCCGTATCAGGGGTAATTGGTGAGACTGAAGAACAATTTCAGGAATGTCAGATTTGTGAAAGAAGGTGTGAATTTAGAAGAGCTCCATTTAAAGGCTAGGAATTTTTAGTTAACTCTCGCTATTGTTTCATAATCATTCTAGTTCATATACATATCCAGAAGAATTCCACATAATCTGGAGAATTAAGAATTCTGACATCTGTTGGGAGATGGATATGATTGCCTCTAAAGCCTATGTATTTCAATGATCCCGCTTCATAAACGAAACCACATCTATCATGATGTTTATCTATATCTATAGCTTCGACCCAATATGAGTTTACTATACGTGCGGTTCCTATACTCTCATACCATTTTAGTTCGTAATTGATCTTTCCTTGATCTGCCAATGAAAGTATAACATCAACAGCAGTTGTCAAATCCTTCTTGTAGATGTCATACCGGATATTATGTGGAGTAACCTCCACATTCTTGAATTCCTTATTGAAAGTGCGCCCATTTATAATCACTTTTGGAATAATTAATTTATCCTCATTATTCTTTCTCCTGTTAACTTCATTCTCGAATACGGAATAAATTTCCTCCAAATATGAACGATCTACATTGAAAAATGTGAGGATGGCCCCATCCTTCCATGGATAATGATCTATTCTGAATACATTATCCTCAGGCCAACCTCCATCATAGTAGATCCTATACCACCAGTCACTTTCTCCATTTATGGAGTCAATAATATGTGAATTCAAGGAATTATCGAAATGATATTCAAGGTCTATCGATCCCTGCTTTTTTAGATGGACAAGCATGTCAAAAATTGAGAAATAACCTGGATTGAAGATATCTGATCTTAGAGTATTGACCTCGGTTGGATCGAACATAAAGTTCTTATTACCGATCTTAACTGAGCCACTCAACTTTGGAATTGTATCTTCAATAGAAAAATCTCCAGAGGAAGGTGTTGGAGTAATTGTTTCTTGAATGGTAGGCAGTGATGCAGTTGTGGATTGGTTAGTGGGTTGGGGGAAAATCGTAGATTTTGTCGTATCTGAAGTGTCATTAGTAAGTTCTAGATATGGCTCAGATCTATTCCTAGATAAGTAGTATGCTGCTCCTCCAATTGCCATTGTGATTAGAGTCGCTCCTGTAACGGAAAGGAATCTCCGTCTGCTGATCTTTTCTTTAGCCAAAATCAAAAAGCTCTATAACAATGTTATATTCAATAGCATAAAAACAAGGATTAAAAAACATATCGATGGATTTTTCATGCACGTGCTAAATTGAAGTACGCGCATGTTAGTAAAACGCAGTGGATAGTTAGCACTAATTGAGTTTTCAAATAGGTGGAAAAAAAGAAAAAAGGAGAATTATTAGTATGGTAATTTTTCAATCCAAGGATAGAGTTCCGTTAGTTTGTTTATTGATTTTTCGATTTCTTTACTTGGATAGTCGTAAACTTTTAATTTTCCATCCATGTAATCCTCATAGGCTTTCATATCAAAATGCCCATGGCCACACAATAAGAACATAATAGTCTCTTCTT contains these protein-coding regions:
- a CDS encoding QueT transporter family protein, producing MKVNSTREIALAIIFASLYALAVIALAPISFNIFQVRIADSLLPLSIIFGWPSVLGITMGTIVANFFGGLGIIDVVGGAIANFIATLLAWKIGFKKTECSKVFAIVTEILVVTLVVGSYLSFLFNIPILVGLFGIMIGSIISIGFLGYLLLTLISRRYIVNALKSIGL
- the larA gene encoding nickel-dependent lactate racemase translates to MRIELSYGKKKVDFEIEKDQLLKVLTPSEIPPSKSPELEVESSLKNPIEGPTIEELSPKDKTIAIAVDDMTRVTPTHIILPTLLRLLEKSGAKKEDIKIIIALGTHRSMDQKEIKEKYGEEIVERYEVINHEFEDQSELEYLGNIVEDVPVWINKDYLKADIRIATGNLIPHFNAGWGAGAKILLPGLAGEETVGRMHIHSSITNPNALGIVENPTREIIDAFAEKVGIHLLINTAINRNKEIVKVFSGHFMKAHREGVEFAKKIYGVKTPEKADVTISSSHPADIEFWQGQKGIFSADLATKDDGGIILLTPCPEGIAVMHPKILDYLKNSYEDLKKISRSRDIEDPVGLAISICLAYVREKHPIYIVSDCLTNEEVGKMGFKKSESIEEAMEIITKNQGSNLKYNILTYGGETYPIVE